The Polyangium mundeleinium genome contains the following window.
AGCTCGCGCCGCCGAGCATGCCCTCGATGATCGTCCTGCCGATGCTGGTGCACGACAAGCCCCTCGGCACGCTCGTCCTCGGCTCACGCCGCCGCGCCGCGTTCGGCGACGCCGCGCGCAGCACGCTCGAAGTGCTCACGAGCCACGTCGCGGTCTCGCTCGCGAACGCGCGCATGATGCGCAGGCTCGAAGAGATGGCCACGCTCGACAGCATGACGGGCCTCTACAACAAGCGCGCGATGCTGGAGATCGCCGACCAGAAGATCAAGGCGGCCAAGCGCTTCGGCCGCAAGCTCAGCGTGCTCGTGACGGACATCGACCACTTCAAGAAGGTCAACGACACCTACGGGCACGACGCGGGCGACGTGATCATCAAGGGCCTCGGCGAGATCCTCCGTCGCGAACGGCGCGCGACCGACGCCACGGCGCGCTTCGGCGGCGAGGAGTTCGTGGTGATCTGCGAGGAGACGGACGCGCGCGGCGCGATGCTGCTGGCCGAGCGGGTGCGCGAGGAGCTCGGCAAGACGATCTTCCACGCGCCGAAGCCCGGCCCGGACGGTCAGCCCGTGACGATCCGCGTGACCTGCTCGATCGGCGTGGCGAGCTTCCCCGAGGCCGGCGAGACCTGGGAAGACCTCTTCAAGGCGGCGGACGAGGCCCTCTACGCCTCGAAGCGCGGCGGCCGGAACCGCGTCACCGCCCACGCGGCCCTGCCTCGGGCCGCGGGCTCGAAAGCGCAACACGCGGCTTGATGGTGGCTTGCGAGCGCGCTGACACGACCCATACACTCTAGGCATGAGCGCGAACGACGATCGGGACGACCGCAACGAGCAGTCCGAACGGGCGAAGACGCACCTGGTGCAGGGCCTCGGCCACTTGTTCCGCGCAGCCACGATGGCGGCGACCGGGATCAAGAAGGAGCTCGATCGGTCGGACGTGGGCAAGCAAGTCGAGGTCGCAGGTCGCGAGATCTACCGCGCCGCGAACAACGTGGTGAGCCGGCTGGGGACGGAGATCCTGTTCGGGTCGAAGGACAAGGACAAGGACAAGAAGCGCGAGCCCGAGCCGGGGGACGAGCGCAAAGACGATCGTGATCCGCCGCGCTACCCGCCGGGGCAAAAGCCGAAGGGGCCGACGGAGGAGGATCCGGGGTTCCGGATCATGACGGACGACGATCAGCCGAAGTAGAGGGGATCAGGCGGCCAGCTGCCGCAGGGATTCCCACGCCTGCGCTTCGTCGATGTCTTCGGCACGCTCGTACTCGTTAACGGGCAGCACGCGCTCGGCCTGAAGCGCTTCCCTGTATCGCCTTGCGTTCCGACGGATTCTCATGTCCAGCGGCAGCTCTGCCATCGCCTGATCAAACAGGGCGTTCACCTGTCTTGCTGGCCGCCGGAGCCCGGCCGCGGCGATCGCCCAGCACTCCAGGAGCAAACCGCGTGGCTGTGCCTGCCGCGTGATCGAAAGGCCGGCTTCGCAGAAGCGCTCCGCATCCGCAATGCGCCCGGATTCGAGCGCGAAGAGCGCGGCATACAAGTAAGGCCACTCGTGTCTCGTGCCCTGTTTGGCGGCTTCCGTAAAGTCCCACATTGCCCGCGTTCGGTCGACGTGCAACAGCGCGAGTCCGCGTGCGACCAACGTCTCATGGTAGTGGTGAGCCGCCACGGCGCGCTCAAAGGATTGCAGGGCACGCTCCTTATCGCCTAGCCGGTCGTAAGCGATTCCAGCAGCAACCAGACCAGCCGCGCGAGATAGGGGAAGCGCGGCATCATCGCTCCACGCACGCTCCACGAGCCGGACGACGAGCTCGTGGGTATGCTTGCGAGCCGCTTCCTCGGCGGCTCCCACCGCTGCTCGTTCGAGGATGCAAGCCGCTTCGAGCATGAGCCTCGCCGATGGATGGTCTCGCAGTTCGATCTCCGCTGCGCGCCGGGAAGTCTCATCGGTCAGGCCGGCTCTAGCGAGTGCATGAAACGCGAGCACCTCATGCGTATCGTTAGGCTCTATCTCATTCGCAAAATCGTAGAAGCAACTCGCGGCGATGTAGAACCCCTGTCGTTCCCAGCACATCCCAATGGCATCGATATGGTGTGCTTCGAGCGTTGGCAACTTCCTCAAAAGCTCCAGCGTTCGGCGGTTCTCATCGGCCCTGAATGCAGACGCAAGCTGCTTCTGTACGTTTTCGAGGGTCTCCCCCTCGACGAGCGGCTCGACTCGACGCTTCCCTTCGATGATGTAAAGGTCCTCGGAAAGATCGTCGAGGAGCGCTTGCTCCTCCTCGCTCGCAGCGAGGTAGGGCGCATCCATCTCGTCGCGAAGCCGGTCCGCCCGCTCCCCATCGCTGCGTCCTGCTCGCATTTCTCGGTGCAGCTCGACGAGCAACTCTTCGTACCTCGAGCACGCAGACGACCGCATGTCAGCCCCCCTCATCCACAACCCACAGCCGTTGCGTGGCGGCGAGCTCTCGTTGGTAATTACCGATCGACATTCGTTGGAGCGGCTGGATCACTCCGTGTTTGCTGGACGTTGGTATAAGCTCCAGGGAATCGCCCAAGGGTGCCCGCTCGAAGTTCGCTTCCCCGATGCGAAACACGCGGTGCGCGTTGTTTCCTCGCGCGCCGTGCCGAAGATGACCGAGTCGCTCGGGGACTCGACTCGGAGGCAGGGCCGTCAGGCGCGGCGCCACCGAAAGCCCCTCGCTGCAGGGTCCGACCTTCCCCTCACCGTCCGGATGCACATCTGTGGGCACAGACGGAGGTACGCACGCCCCCAGCATGTTCGCCGCCGTCCCCACTTTCGGAACCGCAGGCGACACCGACGGATCCTCCGGCACCATCGTCCTGTACATCTTCGGCCAAGCCGCTGACATGGTGGGCAACCTACCACGTCGCGCAGGCCGTCGAGCCCTCCGCTTCCCCATCTTCGCTTTCGCGCCTCACCCCGCCCGCCTCCCGTGCCCCTCTTCAGCCCCGAACCCGCTCGCCGCCGCCCCCGCCGCGCCTCTCCCGAATCGAAGACCCACCTCGACGCCCTCGCCTCACCCCTCGCCGCTCGAACCCCCACCCCGCCCTCCTCCCCCGCCCTCCCCGCCGCTGAACCTCGCCTCCCGCCGCCCCCTCCGCCCTCCGCCCCCCCGATCGCCGCGTCCCGTTCGTCCCTGGAGCCCCATCTTCATCTTGAAACTCCCACCCCGGCCACCTCCGCAATCCCCCTTCCCAAGCTTCCTCCGTTCTTCGGGTATCCATATCCCATGAGCGAAGCCAAAGCCTCCCGCATGGTCTCCGACCGCGTCTCGATCACCAACACCGTGGTCGCTGCAATCGACATCCATGGCCCCGAAATCGCGCCCACGCTGGAGATGATCCTTTTCCCCGGCGGCGTCCCGCAGCACCTCACCCTTGCCAAGGTCCTCGCCGCGTGCGGCGACCACCTTCGCGCGCGCGCCGACCAGCTCGTCACCGCCGACCGCACCCATATGATCGAGCTCGCCGACGACGACGGCTACCGCGCGAAGCGCGACGATTGCACCGTGGAAACGAGGGACTTCCTCGGCACGCTTCGCTCCGGCCTCGGGCGCAACTATGGCCAGGTCGTCGCCGGTGCTTATGGCCTCGGCGCCCCCATTCCCGAGGATCCGCACACCGTCCTCGTGCTCGCCGACAACGTCGAGAATCTGCTCCGCAATCGCCCGCTCACCGAGCCGCCGAAAAACAAGAGCCTGAAGATCGACCCTATCGCGGCCGCCGACGACCTGAAGGCCAGCGCCTCGGCATTGAAGACGGCCCTGGGCGATGTGGACCGTGAAAAGCGCGAGGCGCAGCTCACGCAGACCGCCAAGAATGAGGCCATGACCGCCTGGGGAACGTCGTATTCGGGGGTGGCCGACGCAGCCGCTGCCTTTTTCCTCCTCGCTGGCCGCCCCGCCCTGGCCGAGCGCGTGCGCCCCACGGCGCGCCGACGCGCGGGAATGCCCGAGCCCGAGGACACGGTCGAAGCCGACGCAGACGCCTCGGTCGGAAGCACGACGCCCTGAATACGTCCGCTTGCCACGGGGTGCATCGTCATGCAGGGTCCTTGGCATGACGTCCCTGGCCATTTCCACGGAGCCCAAAGCCGAGGAGCTGCCGGACGACCTGCCGCCGGACGACCTCTGGAGTGACCAGGCGCCCATGGAGTCCACCGAGCACCTCGCACAGATCACGCTCCTCCTGGAGAGCATCGAGCTCTTCTGGAAGGATCGGACGGACTTCTTCGCCGCGGGCGACCTGACGATCTACTTCAGCCCGAAGCAGCTCAAAAACGAGAAGTTCAACGGCCCCGACTTCTTCGTCGTGCTCGGTGCCGAGCGCAAGCCGCGCAGGAGCTGGACCGTCTGGCACGAGGGCGGCCTCTACCCGAACGTGATCGTCGAGGTGCTCTCCCCGAGCACCCGGAAGCTCGATCAAGGCCTCAAGAAGCAGGTCTACCAGGACGTCTTCCGCACGCCCGAGTACTTCTGGTTCGACCCGGAGACCAAGGAGTTCGCCGGCTTCGAGCTCGTGAAAGGCCGGTACACGCCACTCGAGCCCGACGCATCCGGGCGCCTGTGGAGCGCGCAGCTCGGCCTCTTCCTCGGCGTTCACGCGGACAAGCTTCGTTTCTTCACGAAGGAAGGCGCGCTCGTCCCGACCGGTCGCGAGCGAGCAGAATCCGAGCACGAGCGCGCAGAAGCCGAACACGCGCGCGCCGCTCGCCTCGCCGAGAAGCTCCGCGCCCTCGGCGTCGATCCCGACAAGCTCTAATACTCGAACCCGCTCCCGCCGATGAACTCCCGCAGGATCGACGTCGGCGGCACGTGATCCGGGTAGATCGTCACCACCTTGTCGATGAGCTGCCGCAGCCGGAACGCCGTCACGAAGGCCGGATGCTCCTGCGGCACTTCGAGCAGGTAGCGATCGGCGAACACCTTGATCACGCCGAGCTCGTAGACGAGCGACGAGTCGAAGATCGCGTCGGCCTGCGCGAGGAACGGGAAGATGTTCGCGCGTTCGCCCGCGCGCACCGAAGGCCAGCGCTGGATGTTCGCCGCTGCGTTCGTCCCGCGCCCGTGCCGGTCGCGCACGATGCGCCGCAGCAGTCGCACGTCGGACACGCTGACGCGGTTCACCCGGTCGAACGGCAGCGCCGTCATCGGCTGGAGGAAGATGCAGAAGACCTTGTCCCGCGGGAGGAGCCCGTCGATGAGCTTCGGGTTCAGCCCGTGGATGCCCTCGATCAGGAGCACGTCCGAGCTGCGTAGCGTCACCTCGCGCCCGCCGTCCGGGTGGCTCTTGCCCGTCACGAAGTCGTAACGCGCCGTCTTCACCGTCTCCCCGGCGAAGATGCGCCCGAGGTGATCCCGCAGCGCGCCGACGTCGATCGCATCGAGCGACTCGTAGTCGTACTCGCCTCGTGCATCCCGCGCGGTCTTCTCCCGGTCGACGTAGTAGTCGTCCAGCGACAAACCCACCGGGTGGAGCCCGTTCACGAGGAGCTGCACCGTCAGGCGCGAGAGGAACGTCGTCTTGCCCGACGACGACGGGCCCGCCACGCAGATCACCCGGATCGTCCCACGCCCCGCGATCGCGTCGGCGATGCGGCTGATGCGCTTCTCGTGCTGGCCCTCGCTCACCCGGATGATCTCCGGCGTCTTGCCGCGCACACACGCGTCGTTGAACGCGCCCACGCTCGTGATGCCCAGCGTCGTCAACCAGGGCTCGTCCTGTCGCACCCCGAGCCGCGCGGACGCAGGCTGGATGTCCTCGTGCAGCCGCGAAGGCGGCGGGGCCGCGCCGCCCTCGGGCGTCACGCGGGGCTCGTCGCCATAACACAACATCACCGCCTCGCCGTCGACCTCGATGCGGAACGGGAACCGCGCGATGTGCCCCGCGCTCGGCAGGAGCGGCGTCATCGACAGCAACGCCTCGGACCCCGCGCAGACGAGCTGCACGTGCCCCGTTCGCCACGTTCGGAGAAGCGCGAGCAGGTCCCGCGCGCCCTCCTCGGCGAAGTGGCTGCGCGCCTCGTCGACCGTCCAGAGCTCTTGCTGGAACGGCACGTCCGCCGCGATGAGCTCGTGCATCTTCCCCGTCACGCGCTCGGCCCACGCCACGAGCGAGAGCGCGCCCGGACGAAGCAAATCGATCGGTTGACCAAAACCCGCGCCGGGCCCGAGCCGCACGAACACGTCGGGATCGACCTGCCGCGACGCTTCGAGCAAGAGCAGCCCGAGGCTCGCGCGATACACGCGCTTGCCTTCCCAGTGCGATGCGCAGAGCGGCTCCACGTGCGCGTCCGAGGTGATCGGCATC
Protein-coding sequences here:
- a CDS encoding cyclic nucleotide-binding domain-containing protein, yielding MSSPTLPYLPTSIPPASVDALAATSVLFAQVCSATSSRLVSYLEHVEVPPQSVLLREGEVGQEMFFLVSGEARLRRANVDLGRIEPGAHFGELALIAGRLRTSSVIAESTLTLARLSRAQYEQMSKRDPELALCLTQALVASLGKELTEMTENMGALLHERSLPRRVFVDVTVNRAWTRVRTGTPLGELLPRDVGGDPVVAALVNNKAVSLGMPITSDAHVEPLCASHWEGKRVYRASLGLLLLEASRQVDPDVFVRLGPGAGFGQPIDLLRPGALSLVAWAERVTGKMHELIAADVPFQQELWTVDEARSHFAEEGARDLLALLRTWRTGHVQLVCAGSEALLSMTPLLPSAGHIARFPFRIEVDGEAVMLCYGDEPRVTPEGGAAPPPSRLHEDIQPASARLGVRQDEPWLTTLGITSVGAFNDACVRGKTPEIIRVSEGQHEKRISRIADAIAGRGTIRVICVAGPSSSGKTTFLSRLTVQLLVNGLHPVGLSLDDYYVDREKTARDARGEYDYESLDAIDVGALRDHLGRIFAGETVKTARYDFVTGKSHPDGGREVTLRSSDVLLIEGIHGLNPKLIDGLLPRDKVFCIFLQPMTALPFDRVNRVSVSDVRLLRRIVRDRHGRGTNAAANIQRWPSVRAGERANIFPFLAQADAIFDSSLVYELGVIKVFADRYLLEVPQEHPAFVTAFRLRQLIDKVVTIYPDHVPPTSILREFIGGSGFEY
- a CDS encoding tetratricopeptide repeat protein, which encodes MLVELHREMRAGRSDGERADRLRDEMDAPYLAASEEEQALLDDLSEDLYIIEGKRRVEPLVEGETLENVQKQLASAFRADENRRTLELLRKLPTLEAHHIDAIGMCWERQGFYIAASCFYDFANEIEPNDTHEVLAFHALARAGLTDETSRRAAEIELRDHPSARLMLEAACILERAAVGAAEEAARKHTHELVVRLVERAWSDDAALPLSRAAGLVAAGIAYDRLGDKERALQSFERAVAAHHYHETLVARGLALLHVDRTRAMWDFTEAAKQGTRHEWPYLYAALFALESGRIADAERFCEAGLSITRQAQPRGLLLECWAIAAAGLRRPARQVNALFDQAMAELPLDMRIRRNARRYREALQAERVLPVNEYERAEDIDEAQAWESLRQLAA
- a CDS encoding Uma2 family endonuclease; the encoded protein is MTSLAISTEPKAEELPDDLPPDDLWSDQAPMESTEHLAQITLLLESIELFWKDRTDFFAAGDLTIYFSPKQLKNEKFNGPDFFVVLGAERKPRRSWTVWHEGGLYPNVIVEVLSPSTRKLDQGLKKQVYQDVFRTPEYFWFDPETKEFAGFELVKGRYTPLEPDASGRLWSAQLGLFLGVHADKLRFFTKEGALVPTGRERAESEHERAEAEHARAARLAEKLRALGVDPDKL